The following are encoded together in the Thiobacillus sp. SCUT-2 genome:
- a CDS encoding alpha/beta hydrolase, with translation MRLLLLTLLLSVLPVTTHAAIVRQDMRPGIPATAEYLIGERSKPAVLLLHGFLQTREFATVATLSRSLQDAGYTVLLPTLSLNIPNRSQSLACEAVHKHSLDDDLAEIDRWVSWLKMHGQRNIVLVGHSFGSLQLLMYLNSHPDPAIKGYIGASLIEAQVPVPRADLISGLEAAIAAGQHRLVTGSLSFCRHYASTPEGLLSYVRIDQPRLLAALKQAPVRTLLIMGDGDTIIGRGWLKALQHIRTPMVIVRGASHFMDGEHEFDLQDNVLAFLATLSQAPAR, from the coding sequence ATGCGCCTCCTCCTGCTCACCCTGCTGCTGTCGGTATTGCCGGTCACCACCCACGCAGCCATCGTCCGGCAGGACATGCGGCCGGGGATTCCCGCGACGGCCGAATACCTGATCGGCGAGCGCAGCAAGCCCGCCGTGCTGCTGCTGCACGGTTTCCTGCAGACCCGCGAGTTCGCCACCGTCGCCACGCTGTCACGAAGCCTCCAGGATGCGGGCTACACCGTCCTGCTGCCGACGCTCAGCCTCAACATTCCGAACCGCTCGCAAAGCCTCGCGTGCGAGGCGGTGCACAAGCACAGCCTGGACGATGACCTGGCGGAGATCGACCGCTGGGTGAGCTGGCTGAAGATGCACGGCCAGCGCAACATCGTGCTGGTCGGGCACAGTTTCGGCAGCCTGCAGCTGCTGATGTACCTGAATAGCCACCCGGACCCTGCCATCAAGGGCTATATCGGCGCATCGCTGATCGAGGCCCAGGTGCCTGTCCCCCGCGCGGACCTGATTTCCGGGCTCGAGGCCGCGATCGCCGCCGGACAGCACCGACTCGTGACCGGTTCGCTCTCCTTCTGCCGGCACTATGCCTCCACGCCGGAGGGGCTGCTGTCCTACGTACGCATCGACCAGCCGCGGCTGCTGGCTGCCCTGAAGCAGGCGCCGGTCCGCACCCTGCTCATCATGGGCGACGGCGACACCATCATCGGGCGCGGCTGGCTGAAAGCCCTGCAGCACATCCGGACGCCGATGGTCATCGTCCGCGGCGCAAGCCATTTCATGGACGGCGAGCACGAGTTCGACCTGCAGGACAACGTGCTCGCATTTCTCGCCACGCTGTCGCAGGCACCCGCCCGATGA
- a CDS encoding putative bifunctional diguanylate cyclase/phosphodiesterase, with product MKWPGTLSIKQIALGFITGLMVLVSLIGGFAAYQTRAVTRSLELHDENAAYAELKAAAQRLLSQAEKQAASLADWDETRQQLVLPEYYSYWRDQRVYESGMLSGRYVRAALYTTAGLPLGPAPANVHLPARLPFRLPLKAPTSWLAGESGGPVLYRVFPIFIEARQPTPLGYGLIRLEFMPALRHQTFQFTDVASVALTLKPGETLRADALPARLTFRALPDPDRLRFQTILSRTLLAFLVLLLATALIGFVAYSRLLVRPLRRLSADIDAMQQGRFSPDHIRAQGMRISELENVRRSLYDYQLQLRALHGSLESQNREFHSQARRDALTGCHNRRAYEEDWESFREEVRKTPQDVAYLLFDCDRFKAINDTYGHAKGDRVLTIIASALVMALRANDRLYRLGGDEFATFLSRATPAQAKQIAQRCQNLLDAAAFSDLGINEPVGISIGIAFCGADALNQVDELPKQADIAMYTAKQPGRNRIAVYGEDTERASQTLVASRETSALFQALAAPGMIEMHYQSVHALPGRQVAYYEALARIRYHGDLIMPSAFLPVVNSRRLEAEFDRAVLRQVDADLASQQLAPGVGLSINLSAQSISHPEVVSQLLELSRHNARHPLMLEITETSLITQMVEVSTYLDLLRTVRYRIAMDDFGTGYSPLRYLVDLPVDVVKFDISLVNKLAQDNRAGRVVADFARMMIDAGYSLVAEGVESDAILEKVEALGIAHVQGYLLSRPLPLAEAAARLAGQDTGAPCTA from the coding sequence ATGAAGTGGCCCGGCACCCTCTCCATCAAGCAGATCGCGCTCGGCTTCATCACCGGCCTGATGGTGCTGGTGAGCCTGATCGGAGGTTTCGCCGCCTACCAGACGCGCGCGGTCACCCGCAGCCTGGAATTGCACGACGAGAACGCGGCCTACGCCGAACTCAAGGCCGCGGCCCAGCGCCTGCTGAGCCAGGCCGAGAAGCAGGCCGCCAGCCTGGCCGACTGGGACGAGACCCGGCAGCAGCTGGTCCTGCCCGAGTACTACAGCTACTGGCGCGACCAGCGGGTCTACGAAAGCGGCATGCTGTCGGGACGTTACGTCCGGGCCGCGCTGTATACGACTGCCGGCCTGCCGCTGGGCCCGGCTCCGGCCAACGTCCACCTGCCGGCGCGACTGCCGTTCCGGCTGCCGCTGAAGGCGCCCACAAGCTGGCTGGCCGGAGAATCCGGCGGGCCGGTGCTGTATCGCGTCTTCCCCATCTTCATCGAGGCACGGCAGCCGACGCCGCTCGGCTACGGGCTGATCCGGCTGGAGTTCATGCCCGCGCTGCGGCACCAGACCTTTCAGTTCACCGATGTCGCCAGCGTCGCCCTGACGCTCAAGCCCGGCGAAACCTTGCGTGCGGACGCGCTGCCGGCAAGGCTGACGTTCCGCGCGCTTCCGGATCCCGACCGCCTGCGCTTCCAGACCATCCTGTCCCGCACGCTGCTGGCCTTCCTCGTGCTGCTGCTGGCGACGGCGCTGATCGGCTTCGTCGCCTACAGCCGCCTGCTCGTGCGTCCGCTGCGACGGCTTTCCGCGGATATCGATGCCATGCAGCAGGGGCGCTTCAGCCCGGATCACATACGCGCGCAAGGCATGCGCATCAGCGAGCTCGAGAACGTCCGTCGCTCGCTGTACGACTACCAGCTGCAGCTGCGCGCGCTGCACGGTTCGCTGGAAAGCCAGAATCGCGAGTTCCATTCCCAGGCGCGCCGGGACGCACTCACCGGCTGCCACAATCGGCGCGCCTACGAGGAGGACTGGGAAAGCTTCCGCGAGGAGGTCCGGAAGACGCCGCAGGATGTTGCCTACCTGCTGTTCGATTGCGACCGCTTCAAGGCAATCAACGACACCTACGGCCACGCCAAGGGCGACCGCGTGCTGACCATCATCGCCAGCGCGCTGGTGATGGCGCTGCGCGCCAACGACCGGCTGTACCGCCTGGGCGGCGACGAATTCGCCACCTTCCTGTCGCGCGCCACGCCCGCGCAGGCCAAGCAGATCGCGCAGCGCTGCCAGAACCTTCTCGACGCCGCCGCCTTCAGCGATCTCGGGATCAACGAGCCGGTCGGCATCAGCATCGGCATCGCGTTCTGCGGGGCGGACGCGCTGAATCAGGTCGACGAGCTGCCCAAGCAGGCCGACATCGCCATGTATACGGCCAAGCAACCGGGCCGCAACCGCATCGCGGTCTACGGCGAGGATACCGAGCGCGCCTCGCAAACGCTGGTCGCCAGCCGCGAGACCAGCGCGCTGTTCCAGGCGCTGGCCGCCCCGGGCATGATCGAGATGCACTATCAGTCCGTCCACGCCCTGCCCGGCCGCCAGGTCGCCTATTACGAAGCCCTGGCGCGGATCCGCTACCACGGCGACCTGATCATGCCGTCGGCCTTCCTGCCGGTCGTCAACAGCCGGCGGCTCGAGGCCGAGTTCGATCGCGCCGTGCTGCGGCAGGTCGACGCCGACCTTGCCTCGCAGCAGCTGGCGCCGGGCGTCGGCCTGTCGATCAATCTGTCGGCGCAGAGCATTTCGCATCCGGAAGTCGTCTCGCAACTGCTGGAGCTGTCGCGGCACAACGCCCGCCACCCCCTGATGCTCGAAATCACCGAGACCTCGCTCATCACGCAGATGGTCGAGGTAAGCACCTATCTCGACCTGCTGCGCACGGTGCGCTACCGCATCGCAATGGACGATTTCGGAACCGGCTACTCCCCGCTGCGCTACCTGGTCGACCTCCCCGTCGACGTGGTCAAGTTCGACATATCGCTGGTGAACAAGCTGGCCCAGGACAACCGCGCCGGCCGCGTGGTGGCCGATTTCGCGCGCATGATGATCGACGCCGGCTACTCGCTGGTGGCCGAAGGCGTCGAGAGCGATGCCATTCTGGAAAAGGTCGAAGCGCTCGGCATCGCGCATGTGCAGGGCTACCTGCTCAGCCGGCCGCTCCCGCTGGCGGAAGCCGCCGCCCGCCTCGCCGGCCAGGACACCGGCGCACCCTGCACCGCGTGA
- a CDS encoding ABC1 kinase family protein, translating to MLWETISVMRDLPRLHEIATVMIRYGWGDLVRLLGISGVLERAGRVLHWQSTSEISQLEAPVRIRRALEELGPTFVKLGQVLSTRVDMFPPHWIAEFEKLHSHVPAVPYESLHADLVAAFGGEPAAVFAEFEAVPLAAASIAQVHRARLKDGTRVVVKARRPGIENVIRADLRIMEHAARLLESEVPDSRRYGPVQIVSQFRRSLNRELDLVKEARNIDQFARHFASEPLVKIPRVYWEFTNDRVNVQEEIDGVTGVAPDKLRAQGLDPKLLAARGADAVLRMVLEHGYFHADPHPGNVLFLPDNRIGMIDFGMVGMLTHRRRNQIVDLLHALTRKDEQALLQVLLDWSGDTVGDEDRLAYDVAELLQSYDDLQLKDVKIGALLNDITALMRDNNLVLPADLTLLFKTLITLEGLGQQLDPEFHMIDHVTPFVERVIQQRYTPQALLARGRKSVRETLEVLADLPRDLRHLLRDVRRGRVRVDLDLKRLDHFGQQLDRASNRLTMGILTASLVVGSSIIMTVKGGPQLFGLPFFGLLGFMIAFLNSLWIIFSIWRSGKH from the coding sequence ATGCTCTGGGAAACCATCTCGGTCATGCGCGACCTGCCGCGCCTGCATGAAATCGCCACGGTGATGATCCGCTACGGCTGGGGCGACCTGGTGCGCCTGCTGGGGATCAGCGGCGTGCTCGAGCGTGCGGGTCGGGTGCTGCACTGGCAAAGCACCAGCGAAATCAGCCAGCTGGAGGCGCCGGTCCGCATCCGGCGCGCGCTGGAGGAACTGGGCCCGACCTTCGTCAAGCTCGGGCAGGTGCTGTCGACGCGCGTCGACATGTTTCCGCCGCACTGGATCGCGGAATTCGAGAAGCTTCACAGCCACGTTCCTGCGGTGCCCTACGAGAGCCTGCACGCCGACCTCGTGGCCGCGTTCGGCGGCGAACCAGCGGCGGTGTTCGCCGAGTTCGAGGCGGTTCCGCTTGCGGCGGCGTCGATCGCGCAGGTGCATCGCGCGCGCCTCAAGGACGGCACGCGCGTCGTCGTCAAGGCCCGCCGTCCTGGCATCGAGAACGTGATCCGCGCCGACCTGCGCATCATGGAGCATGCCGCCCGCCTGCTCGAGAGCGAGGTGCCGGATTCGCGGCGCTACGGTCCGGTGCAGATCGTGTCGCAGTTCCGCCGCTCGCTGAACCGCGAGCTCGACCTCGTGAAGGAGGCCCGCAACATCGACCAGTTCGCCCGCCACTTCGCCAGCGAACCCCTGGTCAAGATTCCCCGCGTCTATTGGGAATTCACCAACGACCGCGTCAACGTGCAGGAGGAGATCGACGGCGTCACCGGCGTGGCGCCCGACAAGCTGCGCGCGCAGGGCCTCGATCCGAAGCTGCTGGCGGCGCGCGGCGCCGACGCCGTGCTGCGCATGGTGCTGGAGCACGGCTACTTCCATGCCGACCCGCATCCCGGCAACGTGCTGTTCCTGCCGGACAACCGCATCGGCATGATCGACTTCGGCATGGTCGGGATGCTCACCCATCGCCGCCGCAACCAGATCGTCGACCTGCTGCACGCGCTGACGCGCAAGGACGAGCAGGCGCTGCTGCAGGTGCTGCTCGACTGGAGCGGCGATACGGTGGGCGACGAGGACCGGCTGGCGTACGACGTGGCGGAGCTGCTGCAGAGCTACGACGACCTGCAGCTCAAGGACGTCAAGATCGGTGCGCTGCTGAACGACATCACGGCCTTGATGCGGGACAACAACCTGGTCCTCCCGGCGGACCTGACGCTGCTCTTCAAGACGCTGATCACGCTCGAAGGCCTGGGGCAGCAGCTCGATCCGGAATTCCACATGATCGACCACGTGACGCCCTTCGTCGAGCGCGTCATCCAGCAGCGCTATACGCCGCAGGCCCTGCTGGCGCGGGGGCGCAAGAGCGTGCGGGAGACGCTCGAAGTCCTCGCCGACCTGCCGCGCGACCTGCGCCATCTGCTGAGGGACGTGCGGCGCGGGCGGGTCCGCGTCGATCTCGACCTGAAGCGGCTGGATCACTTCGGGCAGCAGCTCGACCGTGCCAGCAACCGGCTGACGATGGGCATCCTGACCGCGTCGCTCGTCGTCGGCTCCAGCATCATCATGACGGTGAAAGGCGGGCCTCAGCTGTTCGGGCTGCCCTTCTTCGGCCTGCTGGGGTTCATGATCGCGTTCCTGAACAGCCTCTGGATCATCTTCTCGATCTGGCGGTCGGGCAAGCACTGA
- a CDS encoding DUF6781 family protein, protein MSDAHPPVSESSIPENAQLAQLREEAAAAATAPDLHERVRDLTARALHERRVALNDIRALVEAIASGVGDGLSARGGEIKEGLRQAVSGLDEAVGSAAQAASYTLKEAVEQGRAFKDNELKASLEQLRDLETQIVDTLRQTASQSGGKLKEELGHLSDHLKHSGTRTGEQVREALQRLASGVKASGAAGRAGLGESAGAATERLSQVASGILDALSDALKRQSERLRH, encoded by the coding sequence ATGAGCGATGCGCACCCCCCAGTTTCCGAGTCCAGTATCCCTGAAAATGCCCAGCTGGCGCAATTGCGCGAGGAAGCGGCCGCGGCGGCGACGGCGCCCGACCTGCATGAGCGGGTGCGCGACCTGACGGCGCGTGCGTTGCACGAGCGGCGTGTGGCGCTCAACGATATCCGCGCGCTCGTCGAGGCGATCGCGTCCGGCGTGGGCGACGGCCTGAGCGCGCGCGGCGGCGAGATCAAGGAGGGTCTCAGGCAGGCCGTTTCCGGCCTGGACGAGGCGGTGGGCAGCGCGGCGCAGGCGGCGTCCTACACGCTGAAGGAGGCCGTCGAGCAGGGGCGGGCATTCAAGGACAACGAGCTGAAGGCAAGCCTCGAGCAACTGCGCGATCTCGAGACGCAGATCGTCGACACGCTCAGGCAGACGGCCAGCCAGTCGGGCGGCAAGCTCAAGGAAGAGCTCGGCCACCTCAGCGATCATCTGAAGCACAGCGGCACCCGCACCGGCGAACAGGTGCGCGAGGCGCTGCAGCGCCTGGCGAGCGGCGTCAAGGCGAGCGGCGCCGCCGGACGCGCGGGGCTGGGCGAGTCGGCCGGTGCGGCGACCGAGCGGCTGTCCCAGGTGGCGAGCGGCATCCTGGACGCCTTGTCCGATGCCCTCAAGCGCCAGAGCGAACGCCTTCGCCACTGA
- a CDS encoding C40 family peptidase: MKPALLCSMLAVLLGQPAQAAPSVDVSMYAVSLVGSPYRLGGSTPDSGLDCSGFVDHVYEQVAGIRLPRDSLAISEATQPLDPADLQPGDLVFFNTLHRAYSHVGIYLGEDRFVHATSSRTGSVMVSSLAAPYWRAHFDGARRVVLPQGAAPDTAAVEASR; encoded by the coding sequence ATGAAGCCCGCCCTGCTGTGCTCGATGCTGGCCGTGCTGCTGGGACAGCCGGCCCAGGCCGCGCCGTCCGTCGACGTCTCGATGTACGCCGTGAGCCTCGTCGGCAGCCCCTATCGGCTGGGCGGAAGCACGCCCGACAGCGGCCTCGACTGCAGCGGCTTCGTCGACCACGTCTACGAGCAGGTCGCCGGCATCAGGCTGCCGCGCGACAGCCTGGCGATCAGCGAAGCGACGCAGCCGCTCGACCCCGCCGACCTTCAGCCCGGCGACCTGGTCTTCTTCAATACGCTCCACCGCGCCTACTCGCATGTCGGCATCTACCTGGGCGAGGATCGCTTCGTCCATGCGACGAGCAGCCGCACCGGCTCGGTCATGGTGTCGAGCCTCGCCGCGCCCTACTGGCGCGCGCACTTCGACGGCGCCCGCCGGGTCGTCCTGCCGCAAGGCGCAGCGCCGGACACCGCCGCCGTCGAAGCGTCGCGTTGA
- a CDS encoding ATP-binding protein: MMTSPPSPLRSLLFNVGLGFAAALLLMLAVIGLGVTQMAYLNDELENVVSVNNVKTQLASHMRDTLRDRAMLMHDIVVTIDPWEKDAMFLRFQEYGERYAKDRAQLLAMLSTPEEKRLMSELDAITLSNQPVMFDVVEAALEDNNYGALTLLQKEAIPLQNRLVEALDNMTNLQRRNNENALRKTFTAYQATRNLMLVLGVSATALAVLVALLVVRRMLTQTRQLEAERKKYRTLFETNSDAVVILDEQGFTDCNPATLTLFGMDSVAGFLETPISRLGVRLQSNGMTSADHADQAIAQARRQGHAVMEWLGRRQDGTVFTAEIALHAMELDGRQVIQAIMRDVSERRAAEAAKEAAREAAVQMARAKSEFVANVSHEIRTPMHGILGMSGLLLKTPLDGRQREYAATLKSSAESLLTIINDILDFSKIEAGKLSIESVAFSPATLLEGVVALFQARALEKNLHLVLAHADPVPAALLGDPVRIRQILLNLVDNAIKFTHQGAVELAARFEPADGVVECRFSVRDSGIGMSRDVQDRLFQAFSQADSSTTRRYGGTGLGLAVSSQLATLMGGQLTVESAPGQGSRFTLSLRLPVTDLPLADLPAQAAVQLRGRILMVEDHPVNQKVLSHQLGEMGLQYVVAASGAEALDRLSKEAFDLVLMDWQMPVMDGLEATERIRRLASDARNIPIIALTANANAGFRDACLAAGANDYLSKPYTDAALAALLMQWLPESAPAADARPLFDQAELLARYPGNPQLVKELEAVFVSTTEASLATLKAAIALRQDDVCRKEAHALKGAAASVMATPVQESAARIEAHLQAGDFAAATAERDALDARFRAYADSSR, encoded by the coding sequence ATGATGACCAGTCCTCCCTCGCCCTTGCGCAGCCTGTTGTTCAACGTCGGGCTCGGCTTCGCGGCTGCCCTGCTGCTGATGCTCGCGGTCATCGGCCTGGGCGTCACCCAGATGGCCTACCTGAACGACGAACTGGAAAACGTCGTGTCGGTCAACAACGTCAAGACCCAGCTCGCCTCCCACATGCGCGACACCCTGCGCGACCGGGCGATGCTGATGCACGACATCGTGGTGACGATCGACCCGTGGGAAAAGGATGCGATGTTCCTGCGCTTCCAGGAATACGGCGAACGCTACGCGAAGGATCGCGCCCAGCTGCTCGCGATGCTGAGCACGCCGGAGGAAAAGCGGCTGATGTCCGAGCTCGACGCCATCACGCTCAGCAACCAGCCGGTCATGTTCGACGTGGTCGAAGCCGCGCTCGAGGACAACAACTACGGCGCGCTGACGCTGCTCCAGAAGGAGGCGATCCCGCTCCAGAACCGGCTGGTCGAGGCGCTCGACAACATGACGAACCTGCAGCGGCGGAACAACGAAAATGCGCTGCGCAAGACGTTCACCGCCTATCAGGCAACGCGCAACCTGATGCTGGTGCTGGGGGTGTCGGCCACCGCGCTCGCGGTGCTGGTCGCGCTCCTCGTCGTCCGCCGCATGCTGACCCAGACGCGCCAGCTGGAAGCGGAAAGGAAGAAATACCGGACCCTGTTCGAAACCAATTCGGACGCCGTCGTCATCCTCGACGAGCAGGGCTTCACCGACTGCAATCCCGCGACGCTCACGCTGTTCGGAATGGATTCGGTCGCCGGCTTTCTCGAAACGCCCATTTCGCGCCTCGGGGTGCGCCTCCAGAGCAACGGCATGACGTCCGCCGACCATGCCGACCAAGCGATCGCGCAGGCGCGCCGGCAAGGACATGCGGTCATGGAGTGGCTGGGACGGCGCCAGGACGGCACCGTGTTCACCGCCGAAATCGCGCTCCACGCGATGGAGCTGGACGGCAGGCAGGTGATCCAGGCCATCATGCGCGACGTCTCGGAGCGGCGTGCCGCCGAGGCCGCCAAGGAGGCGGCGCGCGAAGCCGCCGTGCAGATGGCACGCGCCAAGTCCGAATTCGTCGCCAACGTGAGCCACGAGATCCGCACCCCGATGCACGGCATCCTGGGCATGAGCGGCCTGCTGCTGAAGACGCCGCTCGACGGCCGGCAGCGCGAATACGCCGCCACGCTGAAGAGCTCGGCCGAGAGCCTGCTGACCATCATCAACGACATCCTCGACTTCTCCAAGATCGAGGCGGGCAAGCTCTCGATCGAGTCGGTCGCCTTCTCGCCCGCGACCCTGCTGGAAGGCGTGGTCGCCCTGTTCCAGGCCCGCGCGCTGGAGAAGAACCTGCATCTGGTGCTCGCCCACGCCGATCCGGTGCCCGCGGCCCTGCTCGGCGATCCGGTCCGCATCCGGCAGATCCTGCTCAATCTCGTCGACAACGCGATCAAGTTCACCCACCAGGGCGCGGTCGAGCTCGCCGCGCGCTTCGAACCGGCCGACGGTGTCGTCGAATGCCGCTTCAGCGTGCGCGACAGCGGCATCGGGATGAGTCGGGACGTGCAGGACCGCCTGTTCCAGGCCTTCTCGCAGGCCGACTCGTCGACGACCCGCCGCTACGGCGGGACCGGCCTGGGGCTCGCGGTATCGAGCCAGCTGGCGACCCTGATGGGCGGCCAGCTGACGGTGGAAAGCGCCCCTGGACAGGGCAGCCGCTTCACGCTGTCGCTGCGGCTTCCCGTGACCGACCTGCCCCTGGCCGATTTGCCGGCACAAGCCGCGGTTCAATTGCGCGGGCGCATCCTGATGGTGGAAGACCATCCGGTCAACCAGAAGGTCCTCTCCCACCAGCTGGGCGAGATGGGGCTGCAATACGTGGTGGCCGCCAGCGGGGCCGAGGCGCTGGACCGGCTGTCGAAGGAAGCCTTCGATCTCGTGCTGATGGACTGGCAGATGCCCGTGATGGACGGGCTCGAGGCAACCGAGCGCATCCGGCGGCTGGCCTCCGACGCGCGCAACATCCCGATCATCGCGCTGACGGCCAACGCGAACGCCGGCTTCCGCGACGCGTGCCTGGCGGCCGGCGCGAACGATTACCTGAGCAAGCCGTATACCGACGCCGCGCTGGCTGCGCTCCTCATGCAGTGGCTGCCGGAATCCGCACCGGCGGCCGATGCGCGCCCGCTGTTCGACCAAGCGGAGCTGCTTGCACGTTACCCAGGCAATCCCCAGCTGGTAAAGGAGCTGGAGGCGGTCTTCGTTTCGACGACCGAGGCGAGCCTGGCGACGCTCAAGGCCGCCATCGCGCTGCGCCAGGACGACGTCTGCCGCAAGGAAGCGCATGCGCTGAAGGGCGCGGCGGCGAGCGTGATGGCGACCCCGGTCCAGGAGTCTGCGGCGCGCATCGAAGCGCATCTGCAGGCGGGCGACTTCGCCGCGGCGACCGCCGAGCGGGACGCCCTGGATGCACGTTTCCGTGCCTATGCCGATTCCTCACGTTGA
- a CDS encoding DUF302 domain-containing protein: MMRLSAFAIAALCAMPVLAAEPPAAAASPAADGWINATPTPYGPLLIQQAPPPPHRDYQMNRVLTPEEKKRWFDMAMPGIASLMQMDAREAMNYFAVKYKVRPGLSFDQVVESMMLRANRDNLKLVGSNLIWKEFRATLHDETAPRVEVYSFCDIAVGRELMKLVPEIVVFLPCRIAVMEDADKNIWVLTLDWDATWLDQAGRQTGITPELRKGVMEIRDKLDDVMRAAANGEL, encoded by the coding sequence ATGATGCGCCTCTCTGCCTTTGCCATTGCCGCCCTGTGCGCCATGCCGGTGCTCGCCGCCGAGCCACCGGCAGCCGCTGCGTCGCCGGCGGCGGATGGCTGGATCAACGCCACGCCGACGCCGTACGGCCCGCTGCTGATCCAGCAGGCCCCCCCGCCGCCCCACCGCGACTACCAGATGAACCGGGTGCTGACGCCGGAGGAGAAGAAGCGCTGGTTCGACATGGCGATGCCGGGTATCGCCAGCCTGATGCAGATGGACGCGCGCGAGGCGATGAACTACTTCGCCGTCAAGTACAAGGTCCGCCCCGGGCTGTCCTTCGACCAGGTGGTCGAATCGATGATGCTGCGCGCCAACCGGGACAATCTGAAGCTGGTGGGCTCGAACCTGATCTGGAAGGAATTCCGCGCCACGCTGCACGACGAAACGGCGCCGCGCGTCGAGGTTTACAGCTTCTGCGACATCGCCGTCGGCCGCGAACTCATGAAGCTCGTCCCCGAAATCGTCGTCTTCCTGCCCTGCCGCATCGCCGTGATGGAGGATGCCGACAAGAATATCTGGGTGCTCACGCTGGACTGGGACGCCACCTGGCTCGACCAGGCCGGCCGGCAGACGGGCATCACGCCGGAATTGCGCAAGGGAGTGATGGAAATTCGCGACAAGCTCGACGACGTGATGCGCGCCGCGGCCAACGGCGAGCTATAA
- a CDS encoding 3',5'-cyclic-nucleotide phosphodiesterase: MKLTVLGCSGGIGSGRQTTCLLVDDDVLIDAGSGLTALDFEQLVKIDHVFLTHAHLDHVLGLPLLLDSVGDLRGAPVTVHALPEVLEVLSEHLFNWKLWPDFRRIPNAEAPWLRFEALAADGALTLDGRVFRPLPAHHVVPACGYHVATAAGSLAFSGDTGHSDALIAALNAIPDLRHLIIETSFENELKDIAILAKHHWPESLAAELQALRVAPEVWITHLKPGNEAAIMNEVRTAAPGWGVEALMQGQVITL, encoded by the coding sequence ATGAAACTGACCGTATTGGGCTGCAGCGGCGGCATCGGCAGCGGCCGCCAGACGACCTGCCTGCTGGTCGACGACGACGTGCTGATCGACGCCGGCAGCGGCCTCACTGCGCTCGATTTCGAGCAGCTGGTGAAGATCGACCACGTCTTCCTGACCCACGCGCACCTCGACCACGTGCTCGGCCTGCCCCTGCTGCTCGACAGCGTCGGCGACCTGCGCGGCGCGCCGGTGACGGTGCATGCGCTGCCCGAAGTGCTGGAGGTGCTTTCCGAGCACCTGTTCAACTGGAAGCTGTGGCCGGATTTCCGCAGGATCCCGAACGCGGAGGCGCCGTGGCTGCGCTTCGAGGCACTGGCAGCGGACGGGGCGCTGACGCTCGATGGCCGTGTCTTCCGGCCGCTGCCGGCGCATCACGTCGTGCCGGCCTGCGGCTACCACGTGGCGACGGCGGCGGGCAGCCTTGCGTTCAGCGGCGACACCGGGCACAGCGATGCCCTCATTGCTGCGCTCAACGCCATTCCGGACTTGCGCCATCTGATCATCGAGACCTCGTTCGAGAACGAACTGAAGGACATCGCCATCCTGGCGAAGCATCACTGGCCGGAGTCGCTGGCGGCCGAACTGCAGGCGCTGCGTGTCGCGCCGGAAGTGTGGATCACCCATCTCAAGCCGGGCAACGAGGCGGCGATCATGAACGAGGTGCGCACGGCGGCGCCCGGCTGGGGCGTCGAGGCGCTGATGCAGGGACAGGTGATTACGCTCTAG